ATGCACCAACCCGTTCATTCCCGCATCTCCTTCCCAAACACCGACAGGAACACGTCATCCATGCTTCCCGCAACCACCTCGAACCCTTCAAGCATGCCGGAGATTTGATCCAAAATCGGCAAGGCATCCATCGTTGAGGCAAGGGAGACCTCCACCCGACCGCCACAGAGACGTTCATACCGTACGGAGAGCCCATCCAGCCGAGCGCACACCGCTTCGGCATCCTTGGCAAACAACATCAAGCGGTCAGTGGTGTACCGTTCCTTCAACTGTTGGGGCGTGCCCTGGGCGATGATTTTCCCATGGTCGATCATCACCACCTGGTCAGCCAGCGAAGCCTCTTCCATGTAGTGGGTGGTGAGGAACACCGTCATGCCGGTCTTTTTCTGGAGTGCCGTGATGGTGTCCCAGACGTTCCGTCGGGTCTGGGGATCCAGGCCGGTGGTCGGTTCGTCCAGAAACAGGACCTTCGGGGCGTTGGCCAACGCCCGGGCGATGTCGCACCGGCGCCGTTGGCCTCCGGAGAGTTTGCCATACGGACGGTCCAGCAGATCGCCGACACCCGTCGCCTGCACCGCCATCTGGATGTTGTCCCTCAACACCTCACGGGGCAGACCGTAGAACGAACCGCGAATCCACAGGTTCTCCTTGACGGTCAAAAGATTGTCCAACAGGCTGTCCTGGAATACCGCGCCGATGGAGGAGCGGATCAACGAATCCTGCGTCCCCAGCGTGTATCCTGCGATCTTGGCGCTTCCTCCATCGAAAGCGGTGAGTGTGCAGATCATGTCGATGGTGGTGGATTTCCCCGCCCCATTGGGACCGAGGAACGCGAACAGGCTTCCCTGTGGTACGGAGAAGCTGATGCCGTCCACCGCATGGATGGTGCCGAATGTCTTGCGAAGTGAGGAAACGGTGATGATGGGCTCCAACGCGACGCTCCTTCCTTCTGGTGAAGGTCGCCCGGATTGTACCATTACCCTCAAAAACGACACAACAGGAATCATTGCGGTGATCTTTGTAAAATTGATGAAAAACACAACCGACCGCAACGGTGAGCAAGGATTTCCCCACGAAAAAAGCATGCAAAACCAGAGAAAACGCATCCCCTCCGGTCAAAAGATTCCACCTGCTTGCATGGGGATTCAGCATGGGGGAGTAGCCGATTCGCAAAAAAAGTACGATATTAAGAGGAAAGGGTATACCTCGAGGAGGGTGTTTCTTTCTCTTCCCGAAGCAACCCCGCCATGGGAGGCATAACATGAACATGGAACAATATGAACGGATGCGGTCTGGAAAAGGATTCATCGCTGCGCTGGACCAGAGCGGCGGGAGCACCCCGAAAGCATTGGCAGGCCTACGGAATCGACCACAGCGCCTATTCCAACGATGAACAGATGTTTGCTCTGGTGCACCAGATGCGCACGCGGATCATCAAGAGCCCTGCGTTCACCTCGAAGCATATCCTCGGAGCCATCCTGTTTCGAGAACACGATGGACCGGAAGATTGATGGCCAGTATACAGGCCGATTATTTGTGGAACGTCAAAGGGATCGTCCCGTTCCTCAAAGTGGACAAAGGTCTGGCTGATGAAGCGGACGGCGTCCAGCTGATGAAACCGATTCCCAACCTGGACGAACTCCTGAAGAAAGCCAACACCCGTTCCATTTTCGGAACGAAGATGCGCTCGGTGATCAAAGCGGGCGAATCCGGATGCCATCAAGGCGATCGTCGACCAGCAGTTTGAGATCGGCAAGCGCATCATCGCCGCCGGCTTGGTGCCGATCATCGAACCGGAAGTGGACATCAACAGCCCGGACAAAGCGGAATCGGAGAACCTGCTCAAGGCGGAGATCTTCGCCCAGTTGGCAAAGCTCGGCAAGAACGACAAGGTCATGCTGAAGATTTCCATCCCGACGGTGGACAATTTCTACGCCGACGTGATGAAGGATCCCCACATGGTCCGTGTCGTCGCACTGTCCGGTGGATACAGCCGTGAGGATGCGGATGACAAACTGACTCGCAACCATGGCTTGATCGCCAGTTTCTCTCGCGCCCTGTCCGAAGGCCTGAAAGCCCAGCAGAGTGACGATGAGTTCAACGCCATGCTGGATGGCTCGGTGGATTCCATCTACCAGGCGTCCATCACGTAACGGTTCGTTGTCCCAATCGGCCACCCCTCATGGGGTGGCTTTTTTGTGCCCTGGTGCGTTGTTTCTTTGCCCCGTTTTCCGCTACACTCTGGCACAATGAGCCAAGCCATGCGCATCGGAATACTGACCAGTGGCGGGGATTGCCCGGGACTCAACGCGGTGATCCGGGGATTCGGGAAATACGTCGTCAACCAGATGAAGGACGTACAACTCATCGGCATCGCCGATGGCTACGGTGGGTTGATCAACCAAGAGTACCGGGAACTGAAGGAAAGTGATTTCTCTGGCATCCTGACCGTCGGCGGCACCATTCTGGGAACCAGCCGGCAACCATTCAAGACGATGACCATCGAAGACCAGCACGGTACATCCAAGCTGGAACAGATGGTGCAGAACTACAAGAAGATGAACCTGGACCTGCTGGTGACCTTGGGAGGGGCGGGGACCCACAAGACGGCCGCTCTCCTCGCCTCGGAAGGATGCAGGATCATCGGGCTTCCCAAGACGATCGACAACGACATCTGGGGGACTGACGTCACCTTCGGCTTCCACACGGCGGTGGATATCGCCACAGGAGTGTCTGGACCGGATCCATACCACGGCGGAGAGCCATGGCCGGCACGATGCTCGTCGAGTTGATGGGCAACAAGGTCGGCTGGCTTACCCTGTACGCCGGCATAGCCGCCGGGGCGGACATCATCATCATCCCGGAAATCCCCTATACCCCGGAGATCGTCGCCAAAGAAGTGGTCAAACGGAGGAACGCCGGCAAGGCGTTTACCATCATCGCCATCGCCGAAGGCGCCAAGACCGTCGAGGAAGCGAAGATGAAGAAGAACGAACGGCAGGCCAAACGGAACGCCGAAGGCACCGTCTCCTCCGCGCTGGCCCAGTACATCAGCGAGAAGACCGGCGTGGAGACCAGGGTGGTCGTCCCCGGCCATCTGCAGCGGGGAGGAAGCCCTTCCGCCTATGACCGCGTGCTGAGCACCGAGATGGGCAACTTCGCCGGTCAGCTCGCCCAGGACGGCATCTCCGGGGTGACGGTGGCCATCAACGGGCCCTCGCTGACGTACAACGCCCTGATGGACATCGCCGGCAAGACGAAGTTCGTACCAGAGGACAATTTCCTGATCAAGACTGCCAAAGGAATGGGTGTTTCGTTTGGCGACGGAATCCCCTACCACCGGCCTTGAATATCGATTTCACACTTTTTTCATTGGTTTTGTCTGTAAGAATCGGTATGGTCGGGATACACTGTCTCTAAAAACGGAGTTGCATGAGCCTGTATTCCATCATTGACATCAGTTCCACCAGCATCTCGATGATCATCGCCCAGGAAACCGACGGGGATCCTGTGGTGTTTGACCGTGACCGCCAGTACATCTCCATGCTGAGTTACCTGGATGGACCGAACCTGTCCGCCCGTGGCATCGAGAAAGCATCCAGACCATTCAGCTCTACAAGGAAAAAACAAACCGCCTCGGCGTCGCCCATTGCCATCTGATCGGCACCGCATCGCTCAGGCACATCGACAACCTGGAGGAAATCCAGACCCAAATCGCTTCCCAGACCGGACTTGGATTGATCATCCTGGACGGGACGATGGAAGCCTACTGCGACGCCATCGCCAACAGCCAGTACCGGAATTGTGACCGCCCCGTTTTGATCGACATCGGAGGAGCCAGCGTGGAGATCTGCGACCTGTCCAAACAGCGACGTGACGAAATGAACTTCCTGGACTTCGGCGCCATCACGCTGAACCAGCGGTTCGTCTCCGGCATGCAACCGGACAAGGACGAGGCGAAAAAGATCAAGAAGTATCTGCGGAAGCAACTGGAAACGCTCCCCTTCCCCGCTTCCACCTCGTTCAACACCGCCATATTGGTCGGAGCGACCAACAAAGCGTTGTATGAGTTCCATCAAGACCTCTTCTGTTCCACAGAGGTGGGAAACGCCATCCAGCGATTCTCCACCAAAGAACTGAAGCATCTGGCCACCTATCTCATCGAAGCCCCGGACCGCTCCTACCAGATTCTCAAGCATGCTCCGGAGCGGATCCACATCCTGGCCGTCTCAGCCATCATCCTGAAGGAAGTACTCCGGCGCCTGGACGTGGAAGACATCATTGTCAGCGATGCCGGCGTCAAGGAAGGATACCTGAAACTGCTGCTGTCCATGACGCAACAAACGGGAACCAGCATTTCCCAACCGAAGGGAGCGTAGGAGGGAGCCATGACCGCGAAGAAAAAAGCCACTCCTTCCCGTTTCATCAACGGCCCGTACATCAACCGGGAACACTCCTGGCTGCTGTTCAACCGACGCGTGCTGGAGCAGGCGAGCGACCCGGCAAACCCCTTGTTGGAACGTTGCAAGTTCCTCTCCATCTTCTCCTCCAACCTGGATGAGTTCTTCATGATCCGGGTGGGCAGTCTGGTCACCCAAATGCACCACGCCCCGAAACTGAAGGAAAACAAAACGGGTCTGACGGCCGAGCAGCAACTTGCCGGAATCCTCTGCGAAGTGCAGAATCTGTACGCACAGGGAAAACGGACATTCGCTTCGCTCCGGACCCAGTTGTACGCCCATGGAGTCGCCATCACCAAAGGCTCGGAACTGACGGCACACCAGAAAAATCTCTGCCGCTCGGCGTTTCTCCTCCGGTTTCTTCCCCTCCTCTCCCCGATGGTGCTGGACGCCAAGCATCCGATGATCCGCTTTGAGAACCTGGAGACCTACCTGGTCGTCCACCTTCACAAGGTAAACCGAAGCATGATCGGCATTCTGGGCATCTCGCCGAAACTCGACCGGTTGTTTGAAATCCCCGGGGGAAGAAGACCCATGTGATCACCAGCGAGGAACTGGTGGCGACCTTCGCCGACCTGGCGTTCCCCGGCTATGCGCTGAAGGACAAAGCGCTGGTGCGCGTCACCCGCAACGCGGACTTTGACACCCGGCTTCAGGACGGCGACCTGGAAACGGATTTCGACTTCACCAAGTACATCCAGGACAAGGTGGAGGAACGGAGCATCATGAACGTGGTGCGGCTGGAGATGGATGGGGACAATGAGACGATCCGCTCGTTCCTGTTGAAGAACCTGAATCTGTCCGACAAATTCTGCTATCGCATCAAACACGCCTTCGACTACTCGTTCATGACCAAGCTGGATCCGTTCTTCCCGATCGAACAGCTTCCCGCCCTCCACTATCCCCCGTTCAAAGGCGCCGTCCCTGCGGATTTGAAGGAAGTGCCCGGCATGATCGAGCGGGTACGCCAGGGGGACGTGTTCCTTTCCTACCCGTTCGAAAGCATGGATCCGCTGGTCCAGCTCCTCAATGAATGCGCCGACGACCCTCGGACGGTGAGCATCAAGATGACGATCTACCGGATCGACAGCCACTCCCGTATCGTGGAAGCGTTGAAACGGGCGAGTGAGAACAAAAAAGAGGTGACCGTCCTGATCGAACTGTTCGCCCGCTTTGACGAGGAGAACAACCTGTACTACGCCAACATGCTCCGGGAAGCGGGATGCACCATCTTCTATGGCACGGCGAACTACAAGGTCCACGCCAAGATCATCTCCATCATCCGTACCGACGGTGAGGAGATCAGCTACATCACACACTTGGGAACCGGCAACTACAACGAGGATACCAGCCGGCAGTACACCGACCTGAACCTGATCACCAGCGACCGGAGGATCGGAGAAGACGCGGTGGCGTTTTTCCGCAACCTCGGCCATCATGAACTACCACTTCCCCTACCAGGCCATGTTGATCGCCCCGTTCACGCTGAAACAGGGAATCATCGCCGCAATCGATGGGGAGATATCCAAAGCGAAGGCAGGGATCCCTGCCCGGATCATCGCCAAGATGAACAGCCTGACGGACAAGGAGATCATCGACAAACTGATCCAGGCAAGCTGCGAAGGCGTTCCCATCTCCCTGATCGTCCGGGGCATCTGTTGCCTGCGGCCCGGACTGAACGGTCTGACGGACCATATCAGCGTGATCAGCATCGTCGGGCGCTTTTTGGAACACTCCCGAATCTACTGTTTCGGGGTTGGGGCCGAGCGGAAGATTTTCATCTCCAGCGCCGACCTGATGACCCGCAACACGGACAAACGCATCGAGATCGCCACTCCGATCTTCGATCCCCGGATCGTCAAACGGATCAGCGGCATGCTGGAGGTACTCCTGTCCGACACCATCAAGGCGAAGAAGCTCACCTCCAAAGGAACTTACAAACCGATTCAGGCCAACGGGAAACCGATGGACTCCCAGGCCTTTTTCCTCCGCAATCCGGAAGGGGCGGTCCCCTGATTGTATCCAGTCCCGTTTGGGGCTATCATGGAAACGTACACCAGATATCGGGGATAACCCCGAAGAAGGAGAAAGCAATGAAAGTACTCTTTGGTGGTCAGCCGGTAAAGCTGAAAGGAACGCAATTGAACGTCGGCGACAAAGTGCCGCACTTCACCGCGGTGGCGAAAGATCTCGGCACCTTTGATTCAAAAACCCTCAAGGGAAAGGTCCTGTATGTTTCCGTCCCCTCTCTGGACACCAGTGTCTGTGACACGGAAGTCCGCAGGTTCAACAAGGAAGCGGCAGCGCTTGCCGATACGACGGTCGTCACTGTCTCGATGGATCTGCCGTTCGCCCAGGCCCGCTGGTGCGGAGCTGCGGGAATCGACAAGGTCATCACCGTCAGTGATTTCCGTGATCATGAGTTCGGTGAGAAATTCGGCGTCAAGCTCGCCGGCATCGGCCTGCTTACCCGCGCCGTCTTCGCAGCCAACGAAGAGGGCATCATCACCTACGTCCAGTACGTGGAGGATGTGAGCAAACAACCGGATTACGACAAAGCGCTCGCCGCGGTCAAATAACCTAGCTCTTGTGTGGAACGGGCCGGTGAGGCATGTACCTCACCGGCCTTTTTTCTTTCCTTACGAAACCAAATCCGCCACAGGGCGTGGTTTGACCTCAGCGGGAAGCGGACGGTACGTCCGGTGCTGCATCGTCTCCTGGAACTCTTCTTTGACCGCCTTGAGCGACGAAGGATCCTGAAGGATCCGGATGGCGGAGAGGGAGATGACCTTGGCGCTCCACAGCATCATCTTGTGGGCGATGCTTCCTTTGCCCTGGGCGACGACCTGCCAGGTGTGCCCCGGCGTCCCCGGAGCCCAAGTTGCCGCCAGGAACTGCGCCGTCGGACAGTTCCAGCTGACGTCCCCGACATCGGTCGACCCATAACTCATCCTCAGCGGCGCGTCTGCATCATACGGCACCAGGAATTCGAAGAGAGCGTCATCCCTGTGCTGGAGGATTTCCCGGACCACCGAACGGTCCCGTACCGCGGAAGCGACCTTCTCCAGATCCCGCGCCGCGTTGGATGGCGCCACGTACCGTTTGGCGTACGCGCGCTCCTTCTCGCTGAACGAAGGAAGCGGGACATCCTGCATCGTTTGGTACACCTCCTCTGAGAGCGTACGGTTGGGCAGATAGTTGGCGCATGCCTTGATCGTCTCCCAGCTCA
The window above is part of the Sphaerochaeta sp. genome. Proteins encoded here:
- a CDS encoding ATP-binding cassette domain-containing protein yields the protein MEPIITVSSLRKTFGTIHAVDGISFSVPQGSLFAFLGPNGAGKSTTIDMICTLTAFDGGSAKIAGYTLGTQDSLIRSSIGAVFQDSLLDNLLTVKENLWIRGSFYGLPREVLRDNIQMAVQATGVGDLLDRPYGKLSGGQRRRCDIARALANAPKVLFLDEPTTGLDPQTRRNVWDTITALQKKTGMTVFLTTHYMEEASLADQVVMIDHGKIIAQGTPQQLKERYTTDRLMLFAKDAEAVCARLDGLSVRYERLCGGRVEVSLASTMDALPILDQISGMLEGFEVVAGSMDDVFLSVFGKEMRE
- the tpx gene encoding thiol peroxidase, whose amino-acid sequence is MDPLVQLLNECADDPRTVSIKMTIYRIDSHSRIVEALKRASENKKEVTVLIELFARFDEENNLYYANMLREAGCTIFYGTANYKVHAKIISIIRTDGEEISYITHLGTGNYNEDTSRQYTDLNLITSDRRIGEDAVAFFRNLGHHELPLPLPGHVDRPVHAETGNHRRNRWGDIQSEGRDPCPDHRQDEQPDGQGDHRQTDPGKLRRRSHLPDRPGHLLPAARTERSDGPYQRDQHRRALFGTLPNLLFRGWGRAEDFHLQRRPDDPQHGQTHRDRHSDLRSPDRQTDQRHAGGTPVRHHQGEEAHLQRNLQTDSGQRETDGLPGLFPPQSGRGGPLIVSSPVWGYHGNVHQISGITPKKEKAMKVLFGGQPVKLKGTQLNVGDKVPHFTAVAKDLGTFDSKTLKGKVLYVSVPSLDTSVCDTEVRRFNKEAAALADTTVVTVSMDLPFAQARWCGAAGIDKVITVSDFRDHEFGEKFGVKLAGIGLLTRAVFAANEEGIITYVQYVEDVSKQPDYDKALAAVK